CACCCAAAGATGCACAGAAATAGTTTTAGTAAATAACAAATGTGAAGTGTGCATGCAACATCCCTGGGTTAGCAACACACGTGACCTCTTTCTGCTTTGGCCTCCCTCAAATGTCATTAAGTTTTAACTCACAGCCTTAACAGCAGACAGACGTACTCACTGCCTGCTTCTTTCCTGTATGGTAGTGACAAGTATGCAGCCGTGCAACTGCTTCATGGCTCAGAGCAAAGGAAAGCGACAGATGAATAAAGACAGTGTAGGAAGTGGACTGTAGAGGagtgagaacagaaacagaggggaaaagTGATTTAGAAAAGAACCACCTATAGACATTgaagaggggaagaggaaaacACTGGGGCTTTGTTACATACACATGTACGCATGTTcgtagacacacacatactcacacactcgtacttttattttttattccttGTATTCCCTTCAAACTGGCAATTTGTTAAATCAAGTTGCAACTTAAGAAATGTCTTAGCAGTTAATGATGTAGTTAATTCAATTCAGAACAAGGTTATGTCTACACTTATGGACAATTGGTGCAAACCAGTGTTGATgagcaacattttcaaaataaaatcaaaatggccgacttcctgtaggtttTAGGTCATGATGTCAGGAGACCTTTTTGTACATCTTGACGTGTTATGTGGTCTGAATTTTGCCCACCTAtgacaaactaagcccaatgcCAGGAGGTTTTGAAAAtgctatggagccattttgcAGGGTCTGTGCACGAGACCCCTAAAATGCGTTCATTTTTGCCAGGCCTGATGCGTGTGCAaatttttgtgagtttttgagcatgttcaGGGCCTCAAAAAGGCGACTGATTCATGTTGagaataataatgtaaaattaaagctgcacctGTCTGGGATGCTGGCAGGACTCAGATCACTGTGGCTGTGTACCATTGCGATCATCGGACGCTGCACTTACGTATAAACATCTTTCGGCCAAGTGCTCACTTTCTCATtatgccccccaccccacacacctacatatacaaacatatgCAACTCcctgttaaaaaataacaaatcacaTCCTGAGAATTACACATTTCATTTGCTGTTGTCAGGTGTCACTTTGACCAAAAATTGGCTGGGCTGGGCATCTCATAATATATGTGAAGTTTGAGGCAGATCGCATGATGTTTGCATGTACTGGAGAGGAATTCAGCCCAGGATTCTCATCACAcgtgaagtttggggcagattgaaCAGTGCATACTgagagttacaacaacttcctgtttcatggaGAAGCACTGAAACTCACCACGGCACCACAGCATGGGCGTCCCATGAACACTCAGTTGTCACAATAAAGCatcattatgatcttaatgcttgtctgaccacatttgaagtgaatcagatcaacccacttggatgaaacacatcattttctgttgccaataggtggcgctatgactatacctgaatattggcatgtagatgtgttcagggcAGGTCTCTTGTCAAACCTGTGAGATTTGGCAGATCAGGcaatgtatgcatgagttacatcaacttcctggttaatggtGAAATATAGAAATTCGCCATGGCGCCACAGACTTGCCCTTCAATGGAACATAGCTGCTGGTAAGAGTACATTGATgtgacatttcctgtttccagtttcctgttttatgctgtgactgcagctgaatattggcatgtagatgtgttcaggccatgacacttatCAGGcagggcagattggacagtgcatatGAGAGTTACaataacttcctgtttcaaTGGCGAAGCATCAAAACTCACCATGGTGCCAAAACATGGGTGTTCCATGAAGACTCAGTCGTCACATTAaagcaccattatgatcttaatgcttgtctgacaacatttgaGTTGAATCAGATCAGCCCACTTGGAAgaaacacataatttcctgttgccaataggtggcATGATGACTATACCTGTATACTGGAATGTCGATGTGCTCAGGACAGGTCttttgtcaaacctgtgaaatctGGGGCAGATTGAACTAAATATGGCTGAGCAAGTTAAATCAACTTTCTATTTCATGGCGAGACATCAAAATTTGAGGTGCTGCCACGCCCATCGACATCAGGTAaagcttttgataacttttaataTGAGAAAATCTCTGAAAGGAATTCGTTCAAATTTgtgtattaaaatcaaaatggttTGACGCCATGGCATCTCTTGACGCAGGCCCTAATAATCCAAGCAATTCCAATAGGGCCTTTGCACGTGTCATGCTCGGGCCAAAATAATAACTCAAGCTAACCCTAACTGCCTAACTACAGGCAAAAGgaattaaataaaactgacaaaagatGTGTTTTTCGGCAGGAAAAACTGACACAAGTAAATCCCTCATTTAAGCTCCCATGTTACCATTATTCATACTCTTCCCATTCCAGGACAACACATCAATATCAATACATAACTTCACAAACACACGTTATAAAAGGATTCTAtccagaaaagcagcagataatGAGAGCTGGCCTCTCACTCAACAGAGTATCCACTCACACAAACAAGTGTTTCCTTATAAAGCCATTTGCTCAATGACCTGCACACTGCTCCTATAAACAAAGACAGcagtatcacatttttttttaaatgttttttttcctttctttttttagaaTAATGTTGACTTTTATCCAAAATGTTTGGTTAATATGCTGTATTCTAACCATGCTGGCTCTAGAGGTGGCAGTggtctgtccaccactttggtccagtcTGAAATATAATTTATCCTACTGACTTTTCCCATTTATGGGGAAAATAATCAATGAGAtcaattattgattattgatgtCAGTATCTCTACTACAATTGGATGGATCACTAGGAACTGACTCATGTAGTCAATTAATTGTATGGactataaaatatcagaaaatagtgaaaatgtccatcaGAATTTCCCAGTTGACATCTTACAACCCAAATTTGATATTAGACACagaaaagtattttatttattaattccTCAAATTACGAATTTGGGATAAATCAATTGAAATTATTTGCACTATTTAAGTATTTAAGCCACAATGATCATCaagaatatttattttcatatcgcaaacacagactgacttTAGTTTGTCAAGAAGATATGGTAAATCACAATTCAACTCTTAGTCTCAGGAAACTGAAAGTTTTGCTTCCATGATATTTATTGTTGTCAAATTTGAACATATGGAAATCTGAAAACTCCCCTCTATCCCTGTGCACTTGGAAATAATTGTCTTGAGGCTTCCATGTGGAAAGTTAGTGCTTCTACTTGTATTATTTGGTTGAAAAGTCAGATGACGGACAGACATTAGAACAGAAACATGGAGAAACCATCAGCATCTAGAGGAGGAGGGGCTTGTGCATTTCATTGCTtacagagaaggaaaacagagacaggaaactgAACTGACAGAGCAATGAAATGAATAGTGCTGCAGCTGCCTTACATGttcaaaacaagaacatttcCACGTCTATGTCATAACAGAGTGGTGTTGTTTCATATATTTCCAGACCTGTTACTCAGTGAATAATAATCACACTGTAGATCTGTGGTGTACTGCCTCTCTGTTTAGGTCCATAAATGAAAGTGTGATACACATGGGGCTCCTCTGGACTATAATGacttctccagctgctgctgtgattcaTAAAGTGATTGGACTGAGAACAGGGGGCATGTGGGGGGGCTTTTGTAAATGCTGGGGTTCCCTTTTACTCCTTCCTCCATTGCTCTGTTGGCTGTATGTGAGGAGCGCTTGGTTGCAAGAGAGGCCACAGAGGGAGGTCATTGGTCTTGAGTATACACCTCTTTCCTTTGTATCCCTTGCGACCTCATATTTCACTACATCTACAGAATAGAGAACAAGACAAGAGAGTTGTTCTGCTCTCTTACACTACAACAGCTCCCTTTTATAACGATATAACAAACCCTCAAGCTCAAGTAAAATATTGTGTTGTCTTGGTAAATGTGCTACTCTCAAAAAATGATGGGGAAATACAGACATCTGAACTTAAAACTAGCAAAAAGTAATCAAACTTCTTGAACAAAGTTTCTTGAAACTGGACAAACTTCTCCATTGCAAAGGCAGCTGCCCAGAGCTGTAGCCAGAAGGCTGTTGGTCATGGTAGCAACCAAAGACCTGCTGGTGGAGCTATGGTGGGTAGAAGGATGGATGGCCTAAAAAAGATTTTGGCAAATTGTGAGACGACTCATCATACGCTTTTAGGAATTTCTGAACTCAACTGACAACCACTCTGAATGGGAGACTCTGGAAACCCTGGGTACATTTTATTTACCTTATTTGATTACTCATTGCTTGACCTGGAAATTGTTCCAGTATCTCATCCTGAGGGGTGTCCCAAAGCTCTTATTTCTGCTTTTAGGAacagggggggggggtctttgAAGAGCCATGAGCAAGGATAGATGAGCTCCACCCTGATTGAAATGACTTGGCAGATTATTTGTATACACCAATCAACCACAAAATtactccccctcccccttttttcGCTAAAACTGTTCTGACCTGTTTCCTGTGGTATCTGGCTTTGGTatattggcagcagatccttttggtcctgtgggttgcagggtggggctTCCATCATCTGGCTTGTTatggtgcatcccacagatgttcaatcagatttggtgtactgtgtgtacagtttttGGTGTGTTTCATGCATGAAGTTGCATGCATGTAAGATTAGTCTGATTCTTGAATAGATTGATCACATATCAGTAAATACACATCTTACACAAGACATCCTCACtagtttccttttcttttccactcAGGTCCAAGGTGCACACCTCAAACACAGACGAGATCTCTGTCACCTATCATCCATTGTTACTGAATCAGCTTTGCCTCCATCCACCTTCACCCATGGCACCTCCTCTTACTGGAACAGCTGGTATAATCACAGAGTGACATCGCGTCCCAGGGTCCACCAGACCACCAACAGCTCCCTCCCTCTGGCCTATGAGCAGCAGGATGAACAGGAGCAGTGGCCTGACCAGCACCACCCAGATAGCTGGAAGACACAGTATAGGGGCCACCGGTCTGGCTCGCTCTTCTCTCTACCCAACCTTGGCTCAGCCAGCTCCcgctccacctgctcctctcctGGGCCCTCCTCTAGCCCCCATCACAGAAGCCACTCTCTTAACAGGAGCTCCTCCCTCATCCCGCCCTTCCGGCTCAACGTGGATGCTCTGATTggggcagaggagacagacgTGGATACAGGGAACAAAGTAAATCCAGGCAGCAGTGTGGACTTTACAGTGGTGTCTGCGTACATTAAATCCAGCCTGCCACAGACTTCTCGGCCATTATCTGCACCACCGGAAGACATTGGACCCTGCCTCTCTCCTGGCATCCCAGAGAACACCTACAAAGCAGCCACACTGGGCCTGAGTCCAAACAGCTTCCCCACCAACAGCGCTCCCTCTACCTATATGAGGTCACGTCCTCAAAGCACCAGTGTGACCACAAGTGCTGCTCCATCCCTGAGTGATGTTTCCATAAACCAGTTTGACAGTTGCAGCATTATTAGTGCACCAGTTGAAGAGGCAGACaaggcagaagaagaggaggaccaAGAATTCTACATTTGATTGACTGCTGTAAGCTGAGACAACCCACTCTCATCAAACTATAGTCAAAATAGCTCTTCTCTGCCCACTAGTGTTTGAAAGTAAAACTACAGGGCAGTGACCGAATAAACTAGGgcacagcacatactgtatttaatgtTACCAGTATATGTGAAGGTTGCTTTTTTCTGCATGTAGATTTAAGCTTTGTAAATATCTAGATATAGAAGTACATGAAGTTACACATTCTGAGGACCAATCATATAACTGTGTGCAGCTACACTATGCAATAaattattttcccttttcaaGTGTGCTACACTTGTGCTTTAAGGGAACTTACTGACAATGATTCTCCTTTTATTTACTTTGAGGTGTTTAATCAAAACAGTAGTATTTGATTTAGCATGGTTTTAGCATATATGTTGTTTATACATATTGTTTCAGCTCAAACTGTGAAACCTGCCTCTCTCGACAGTTTGAGCACTTTAACAGGTGTAAGTATGTCTATGTGAATTCCACACAGGATGAAGAGGGAAATCCAGTAATAGCAAATCATGATGAAGTCTCCTAGCAGCCCTGCAGAGTTGATGTCATCATCAACCAATCACCACAAAGGTGGTATAATATATTGCTTCCACAGTGCAGAGGTTACACATGAAGAAGTCTGGAAAACAAATCAGTCTGCAAGTTAATATCCTTACATATTTCATACAGCAAATTTACACTACAACTTATACATGAAAGTATGCTAGATCTACAAGAagcataaacacaaactgatcaACTGTGGGCCTTAATGGTTTTTAGCAATTACTATTATTGAAGTGAAACTCCAGTACTCAAAATAATCACCTCATGTCATTTAATAGGTTTAAGCAATTGTAATGCCCACAAACCACCATTTTTATGACATGCTCACATTGTGAGCACATGAAGTTCTCTGTAGGGCCATGTTTGCAATATCTGCATTATCTGACACAGACATATTTGTGGTTGGACATGTTTGGCACAACGAAGCCAGGGAGAGTGCAATTAGTAGTCACAGCAGTTATTCCTAACTAAGTACTAAGGGGTACTTCTACAGCTATACAGCACCAGGGGGTACAGTATGTGGGAGGATTTTGGGATTAGCTCAGCTAATTTATATCCACATTTGTGTTGAGGAGGaaaatcaacacacaaacacagaatgaTTACAGATTGGGGTGAGGCTGCTCTTTATTTACCATCACAGTAACTGATAAACTATCAACTACTACTGGCCAAGTGcatttatttatcccacttgtgggaaattcacttGTTACAGCAGCGAgaacaaaacaagagtgaagaatagacaaaagataaaaaatataatgtaaaaagagaaacaggaggataaaaaataaaatgcaagaaGCAGCATAAaaactctgtaataaacataaatgtgcaaTTTGGATTACAgaaaaatggtgataatcagtgagATATATgaagtggagtccagagtgcaggtttattgttgaaTCAGACTAGTGTTGTACAGTTTGATGGCTGTTGATATAAATGACCTGTGGTAGCGCTCATTGTatagtatttcattgttttggaacagtgacaataaagactattctattctactATTCTCTTTACTATTCCTTCTTGCACtgtggatgcagcagtctgttgctgaaggagctgcttGGGTCACCCAcagtctcatgcagggggtgggaggggttgtccatgatagatgtcagcttggccaacatcctcctctcacccacctcctcagtggagtccagagagcagtccaggacagagccggCACATATGATCACCTTATTCAGGCTCTTCCTGTCCCTCTCTGAGCATCCACTGctccagcagaccactgcataCAAGATGGCAGAAGCTACCACAGAGTCATAAAAAGTCCTTAGCAATGACCTGCACACTCAAAGGACCTCGTCTTCTCAGTAGGTGGAGATGACTCTGGCCCTTCTTTTACAGGG
This genomic window from Lates calcarifer isolate ASB-BC8 linkage group LG1, TLL_Latcal_v3, whole genome shotgun sequence contains:
- the LOC108897122 gene encoding protein FAM124A isoform X2; its protein translation is MGELQDPFLVSVHLIANPGQGKFLQHAADAVLAWVHPELQLFRVSERASISQRPWPKHHQNGSLAAACQPALAVILFLQEGYGGEEQILMLHRALQRPPWRYHHTEKVSNGQQMLPLKPCSQDFFTLSPGTPLWAVRQVHYGKEIVRFTVYCRHENYVDMVRLYKLLLQRRVAQKKEDFCFFVVYSNLDMEIQLSFKRLPQGQSPMVLESAVMEVRVRDVGVLVPLLPHPCSPISEVRWQTEDYDGNKILLQVQGAHLKHRRDLCHLSSIVTESALPPSTFTHGTSSYWNSWYNHRVTSRPRVHQTTNSSLPLAYEQQDEQEQWPDQHHPDSWKTQYRGHRSGSLFSLPNLGSASSRSTCSSPGPSSSPHHRSHSLNRSSSLIPPFRLNVDALIGAEETDVDTGNKVNPGSSVDFTVVSAYIKSSLPQTSRPLSAPPEDIGPCLSPGIPENTYKAATLGLSPNSFPTNSAPSTYMRSRPQSTSVTTSAAPSLSDVSINQFDSCSIISAPVEEADKAEEEEDQEFYI